A window of Fusarium musae strain F31 chromosome 1, whole genome shotgun sequence genomic DNA:
AATGGAGCGTGCAATAATGGCGGACCACTTGAGACCGTTGATGTAGTCCTTGGCGTCGATGCTCTCAACCCAACCTGGGAACACAGCTAAATAATCGTCAGCATCTGAGTAGTGTTCAATTCGTTTAGAAACTCACCTCCAGAATACCCGGTCCAAATACCAGGCGCAAACACAACATGCTTGAACCAGTCTCGACCATCCAAGCCTCCTTCATAGAGGAAGCTCCTTTCGAGAAACTTGTATCTCCTGTTGACTCTGACGATGGTATAGCCGAGACGAATCTTTTCAACGATGTTCCACCATGGGATACCTTGCTCAAGCTGATGTTTGGCgatttcagcttcagcatcgAGCTCGCTAGCCTTCAGGTGGAAGTGTTCAAGGAGGTCACGAACGTCCTTGAGGCTTGTCTTGAAATCGTCCTCGTTGCCAATCGGCTTGCCCGATGAGACGGCGCCACGGATATTGaagatctccttctcagtgAGAGCGTCCTTGGTTGGCTCTAACTTGGCCTCAACCTGGTCAAGATAGTCCTCCAACGCATCGACGTACTCGGTAGCACTGAAGGGAATGATCACGCTTCCAGCAAGCTTGGCAATGGTCAGACCCAGAATTTGAGCCATCGTTCGGTGGTACTTGAATCCAACGTCACCGTACTCCTTCATCCAGTAGAAGCTGTCATAGTTACTGTGGTAGTGATACACAGCGCTGTTACCTCTGTCCTTGAAACCAAAGTCGATACAGGGAATACCTGCATGATCCTGGAATGCGGTAAAATCACTGCCGCTGCCCATGGTAGCGATCCTGCCCGACCAGAGGTCATTGACTGTCTGACCAGGGATAGTCTGATTGGGCGAGGGGACAGCGCTTGTGACGTCGCGGATGATCTGAttgagaagaggagctgCAGAAGCAGCAAACTCGGGGCCCGAGACGCCGACGTCGACATTGACGTAGGCGACGTTTGCTTCTGAGAGCCACGGGAGATATTCCTCAACCCATTCAGTACTGCCGATGAGTGAGTATTCCTCACCATCCCAGCTCGCGAAAACGATAGTTCGAAGAGGCTTCCAACCAGCCTCGACGGCCTTTCCGACTCCTCGGATAACCTCGTTGATGACTGCAGAGCCACTGTTGGGATCGCCAGCCCCGCCAGCAATCCAAGCGTCTCGGTGGTTTCCAACAACGATAACTTCATTTGGGATAGTACCATTGACGACGCCGATAACGTCCCAGATAGGAGTAGTGACGTATTTCTGTTCGTTATAAAGGTTGATAACAACATCATCTGGAGTGGGTCCGATGTTGTATTTGATGCCCTTGTACTTCAAGCCGAGATTTTTGTTCCAGTACTTGTTAAAGTGGGTGGATTTTGGACCGTGACCATTCAGAGCTTTGAGGATAGGAAGGGCATCACGGTATGATATAGGGATGGAGGGGATAGAAGGGGTTGCGTCATCGACTGGTGCTCGGGGAACACCAGGCTTGGAAGGATATCCAGGGGTAGATCTAGAAGGTCAGCcaattcttttttcttttcagGATTATGGGGACATACGGGTCACCAGGGCGAATGCTCAGAAACTCTGCGCTTCCACGCTGAACAGAACTGGGGTTACGTGCAGGTCCTTCAGGGTAAGGCTTGTACCCGTTCTCCTCGGTcctttctccatcatcaccaggGTCACTGTAGATCAGGATTCCAACGAAACCGAGTTCCTGCGCACGTTTGACCTTGAGGCCTCGGAAGATTCCTCCGTATCGAGCAATAGCAATCTTGCCCTTGATATCAATTTTGGcatcaacaagatcttgATAGTCTTGATAAGTACCATAATTGACGTAGACGAAGGAAGCAGTGACATTTCCACTCGCCGAGTAGCCGTGAAAGATGGGCACCCGGTTTTCGAGAGACGTTGTGGGGTCTTGGTCGATTACATCTTCCTCGAGAGAGGCCTTGAAGGTGGCATCCCAGTCTTTCCCattctttgacttcttcaggATGGAAACGCTGGAATCAACGGGATAATTGAGGTAGGCGTCATAAGCCACAATCTCAGACTTGACACCAAATTCCTCCCATCGATCCCTGGTCCACTCGGCCTAGTGGAGGTGAGCACAATACTTGAAAGTGGCCATCTATTATGATGAATCCTTACCTGTGAGTAGTTGGCACCGGCCAAATGGGGGCCCGCTGTATAGTAACGGCTCCattcctcagccttcttggggTCCGGCGTATCAAATAGAATACGTTCAAGTTCCTCATAGCTTAGGCGGCTCTTGCCGGGTAACCAAGAGCCAGGGTGgccgtgatgatgaagaggtccAATGAAGAAGGTTTGGAACACGAACAAGCCAAAACCGCCGAAGAGAATCACGGAACAAATCAGAGTGAAGAATCGACGCCAGGTCTGGTGAGGATACCTCCTCCGGGGAGGGCCGACCCGAACGGTTTGGATGAGAGGCGTATTCTCGTCTGGCATTTTCTCCTGCTCCTGATGGGAGGAGTTACTGAAGATTGTGGTTTAGTATAGGTCTCAAGCCTCGGTGGAGGATTTGGTCCAGGTTGGATGACGATGTCCGGAAAGTGGAGGGAGATAACGGTGAAGGTCCTGTAGGTGTTGAACTCACATCCGACTCATGATGAAGGCGTCTTGTCAGCTCCGGAGGCTTTTTAGATTTATTTACTCATGTGATGGGAACCCGAATAAcgatgttggtgaaggtTGAAACGTGAAAGGAACCCAACCAAGTTGTAACAGGAAGTTGTAATGTGATGTGATAGGCGATATTGATGACGAAACAAATTCTGAGAGATGATTGGCCAATGCTATCATGCAGTGGCGCCGCCACCCCCAGCCtcggctgaagatgatgaaatcGGTATTTATCATGTATTCAGAGTCTATAAAGAAAGGAAGACTGGAAAGAGATTTGCTCTATTTAGGATAAtgatattataatattttaggtACTAGATACCTAAACTTGGGATTACTTTTACCATGTTGGTCCTGAGATTTAGAGCAGGTAATTCTATAGAGTATCTACCTTACTGAGGCAGTATCTTCGTCTTACAACTGCAGCTGTCTCTTTTTGGCCTCTGGGACACTAAAACACAGCTGCTCAAATGGAACTCGATAAAGGAATACATAGCGGGATGTTAAATTGGCCGGCCTAAGAAATGAATGAATTGTCATATGAAAAGCAGACATGGCTCACAGAAAAGAAACCTTTAAAGATGGTGATCCGCCGCCAGACCAGCCAAGTGCTCGGCACGGCAATAGAGCGGAGACAAAGCGGGGAACATCCGGAGGCTTGCAGGACGGGATGACTGAAGCACTCTAGGCACTTTACTCCGTAGGGCGCACCGCTTTCGGGGGGCGGCAGAGACAAGCCACAAGATGATGGTTGACCCCGGACTAATCGAGATAATCAAGTAATAATGGTTGCAACCCTGACAAGCCGAGTTCGCCTTACCCAAGCTAAGGTAGCAGTAGCCAAGGTCAAATGATTCTCGCCTACAGAGTAAGACTTTCACTGTACTGACGTTACCTTGCCGTACTGTCTACAACTACCGTCCAAGTAAGTTATCCTGTGCGTCATGGTATCTCACCGATGTCTCACAGAAAGAATCTTCCCGCGGAAAGCAAACGATGGTAGTAAACCCCCGGGCGAGTATGCACTACAGAGTGCTCCTGTGACCCCATCCTTTACCAGGCATTCACACCCACGGGCTTTAAATCTGCGGGCCTTTTTGGAAAAGTTGGGGGCAGTTTCTTCCAATTATCAGGCTCCTGACCGCAAAATTGTCCAAATTATCCCTGCTCGGGCGGGTTCGTCCTCTGGAGGTTGGACCAGTGGATCGGAATCCTTTTCTGCACTACCCTGCCTGTGCCGACCAAACCGTTTCTGGCCTCAATGATCCATAATAATTATCTTTTCTggtggcttgcttggcttgacCTCTTCTACTACTTTGTAACTGTGACTGTGAGCCGAAACCTCTTCTTGTTTTCCCTCCCTTATTGTTTGGTGCAAGAGTTGAGATATTGATGAGCTGATCGTGTGTATCGTATATCCAGATTAATCATCCTTCGTGTCACCATCTCGTTATACATGATACTCGTTGGTCTTTGTTAGAAACAAGAAAATTTACTACGTCGAACCTCTCCTCTCCACTGTTACTCTTTGCGCAATCGTTCCTCGCGATGACGACCAAGGACGGTCCAAAGCTGCCCAAGCAGCAACTGGCGATTCTGggtaagttttagtatttcATCATTTTATGGATACTTGTAAAAGACTTTGAAATACCCTTGTTGTGTTTTCAACTGCTTGGTATATATTATGTACGAGCATGGTTCACGGTCCAAATACCATGAGCCTCAGCCCAATACCAAGTCATTACCGTTCACCATTTTTTCCGTGTGAAAGTGTGCTCCCATATATATGATTTGATAGAGGGTTTCTTATCAACAACAGAGGCACTGTAACATGAAAATACATCTAGCCCATAGAGACACCATGGTTCAGTCCAGGTATCCCGCTCCATCCGATCTCCGCTGACCTATCAATAGCCATGGCCAGAATTGCCGAACCCATGGCCTACAGCTCAGTCTTCCCATATCTGCCCAGCATGGTCAGCAGCTTTGGTGTTCCTACCAACAAGGTTGGAAGTTGGGTAGGACTCACATCTGGTGTCTTCTCTATAGCACAAAGTACCACTGCTG
This region includes:
- a CDS encoding hypothetical protein (EggNog:ENOG41~MEROPS:MER0015691), with product MSRINSSHQEQEKMPDENTPLIQTVRVGPPRRRYPHQTWRRFFTLICSVILFGGFGLFVFQTFFIGPLHHHGHPGSWLPGKSRLSYEELERILFDTPDPKKAEEWSRYYTAGPHLAGANYSQAEWTRDRWEEFGVKSEIVAYDAYLNYPVDSSVSILKKSKNGKDWDATFKASLEEDVIDQDPTTSLENRVPIFHGYSASGNVTASFVYVNYGTYQDYQDLVDAKIDIKGKIAIARYGGIFRGLKVKRAQELGFVGILIYSDPGDDGERTEENGYKPYPEGPARNPSSVQRGSAEFLSIRPGDPSTPGYPSKPGVPRAPVDDATPSIPSIPISYRDALPILKALNGHGPKSTHFNKYWNKNLGLKYKGIKYNIGPTPDDVVINLYNEQKYVTTPIWDVIGVVNGTIPNEVIVVGNHRDAWIAGGAGDPNSGSAVINEVIRGVGKAVEAGWKPLRTIVFASWDGEEYSLIGSTEWVEEYLPWLSEANVAYVNVDVGVSGPEFAASAAPLLNQIIRDVTSAVPSPNQTIPGQTVNDLWSGRIATMGSGSDFTAFQDHAGIPCIDFGFKDRGNSAVYHYHSNYDSFYWMKEYGDVGFKYHRTMAQILGLTIAKLAGSVIIPFSATEYVDALEDYLDQVEAKLEPTKDALTEKEIFNIRGAVSSGKPIGNEDDFKTSLKDVRDLLEHFHLKASELDAEAEIAKHQLEQGIPWWNIVEKIRLGYTIVRVNRRYKFLERSFLYEGGLDGRDWFKHVVFAPGIWTGYSGAVFPGWVESIDAKDYINGLKWSAIIARSINNAIDSLSD